Proteins encoded together in one Amblyomma americanum isolate KBUSLIRL-KWMA chromosome 1, ASM5285725v1, whole genome shotgun sequence window:
- the LOC144100305 gene encoding uncharacterized protein LOC144100305 yields MHSASLKSAPPGPSDGSSRSSPRLSSPPCCRGATERGLGSCPGDCGRNMDSAKWAPGRPPLSELYRGLAVSGGPCGSKRGGQAGDAGHCSRAPRRCPRRLHVRESAQPVRAVSRPPIHHRGTFTSKGTPPTAQARLPGIRGERRLFWATRLSPYAEGVVGWTCTASVTAATAKVLAVLQWGDSGGKGQRDLAHGDLGCFSPPTYVAPASGPP; encoded by the exons ATGCACAGTGCCTCTCTGAAGTCAGCTCCGCCTGGTCCTTCAGACGGATCGTCGCGTTCTTCGCCGCGCCTCTCGTCTCCTCCGTGTTGTCGTGGCGCCACCGAGCGAGGACTGGGCTCCTGCCCCGGGGACTGCGGTCGCAACATGGACTCTGCAAAGTGGGCACCTGGGCGGCCACCGCTCTCCGAGCTCTACCGCGGCCTAGCCGTCTCGGGCGGACCCTGCGGCAGCAAACGCGGTGGACAGGCAGGTGATGCCGGCCACTGCTCTCGAGCTCCACGTCGATGTCCACGGCGGCTGCATGTCCGGGAGAGCGCCCAGCCTGTCAGAGCCGTGAGCCGTCCACCCATACACCACCGCGGTACTTTCACATCGAAGGGTACTCCG CCAACCGCCCAGGCTCGGCTCCCCGGCATACGTGGAGAGCGACGTCTGTTTTGGGCCACCCGCCTGTCCCCCTACGCGGAAGGCGTTGTCGGTTGGACGTGCACCGCCTCCGTCACCGCCGCCACTGCCAAGGTGCTGGCAGTGCTTCAGTGGGGAGATAGTGGCGGAAAGGGCCAGCGGGACTTGGCGCACGGTGATCTCGGCTGCTTTTCCCCGCCCACTTAT
- the LOC144100315 gene encoding uncharacterized protein LOC144100315: MHSASLKSAPPGPSDGSSPSSPRLSSPPCCRGAAERGLGSCPGDCGRNMDSAKWSPGRPPLSELYRGLAVSGGPCGSKRGGQAGDAGHCSRAPRRCPRRLHVRESAQPVRAVSRPPIHHRGTFTSKGTPPTAQARLPGIRGERRLFWATRLSPYAEGVVGWTCTASVTAATAKVLAVLQWGDSGGKGQRDLAHGDLGCFSPPTYVAPASGPP, translated from the exons ATGCACAGTGCCTCTCTGAAGTCAGCTCCGCCTGGTCCTTCAGACGGATCGTCGCCTTCTTCGCCGCGCCTCTCGTCTCCTCCGTGTTGTCGTGGCGCCGCCGAGCGAGGACTGGGCTCCTGCCCCGGGGACTGCGGTCGCAACATGGACTCTGCAAAGTGGTCACCTGGGCGGCCACCGCTCTCCGAGCTCTACCGCGGCCTAGCCGTCTCGGGCGGACCCTGCGGCAGCAAACGCGGTGGACAGGCAGGTGATGCCGGCCACTGCTCTCGAGCTCCACGTCGATGTCCACGGCGGCTGCATGTCCGGGAGAGCGCCCAGCCTGTCAGAGCCGTGAGCCGTCCACCCATACACCACCGCGGTACTTTCACATCGAAGGGTACTCCG CCAACCGCCCAGGCTCGGCTCCCCGGCATACGTGGAGAGCGACGTCTGTTTTGGGCCACCCGCCTGTCCCCCTACGCGGAAGGCGTTGTCGGTTGGACGTGCACCGCCTCCGTCACCGCCGCCACTGCCAAGGTGCTGGCAGTGCTCCAGTGGGGAGATAGTGGCGGAAAGGGCCAGCGGGACTTGGCGCACGGTGATCTCGGCTGCTTTTCCCCGCCCACTTAT GTCGCTCCCGCTTCCGGGCCACCGTGA